In Ochrobactrum vermis, the following proteins share a genomic window:
- a CDS encoding DUF1254 domain-containing protein — MKRYTLALASVVLALHPHIAFATDQTPVPPAITTPEEVKTQAGTFHFPKGIPDQKTAAHIYNQLDLSRGVSVYLNALPAVSVQAIHNGFRGAGINDGDVVIFSKLMDSRSLFLTANADTVYFWTFLDLSKGPVVVEAPRDVLAIVDDAWFRWVMDIGTPGPDRGLGGKYILVPPGYDGPLPEGGYFVAHSKTNTVQLLGRAFLENNDPAPAVDRIKSELKIYPYSLGGYGSSIGSFLNGTGPLGKFAKPATPRFVEGSGLAINTIPPNDHTFYELLDKVIQEEPVTALDPEIAGQIEAIGIAKGKPFAPDDRMKKILAEAVAQANATARVLSVRPREAEGFRYYEDSDSLWTNQLFAGGYEFLTPPPEITKDGVKPAVSNGARKLDSRASMFYVATGITPAMVMRLPKIGSQYLGTFFDAQKQPLDGSKTYKITLPADIPAEKFWSLTVYDVQTRSMLQTEQLFPRAGSQNFPTPAAEANADGSTTIHFAPQKPDGVKEGNWIQTDPKRSWWLMLRLYSPLQTFFDKSWRPGEIEEVKG, encoded by the coding sequence ATGAAGCGATATACACTCGCGTTGGCTTCTGTTGTGCTTGCGTTGCACCCACATATTGCATTTGCAACAGATCAGACACCTGTTCCGCCCGCGATAACGACTCCTGAAGAAGTCAAAACTCAGGCAGGAACCTTTCACTTTCCGAAAGGCATTCCTGATCAGAAAACGGCAGCTCATATCTACAATCAACTCGATCTGTCTCGCGGCGTGAGCGTTTATCTCAATGCATTGCCCGCGGTTTCGGTCCAGGCGATCCACAATGGTTTCCGCGGGGCAGGTATTAACGATGGAGATGTCGTTATCTTCTCCAAACTGATGGATTCGCGATCACTGTTCCTCACTGCTAACGCTGACACTGTTTATTTTTGGACTTTCCTCGATTTGAGCAAGGGCCCTGTGGTCGTTGAGGCTCCCAGAGATGTCCTTGCCATTGTTGATGATGCGTGGTTTCGCTGGGTAATGGATATTGGTACACCGGGTCCAGACCGTGGTCTTGGCGGTAAGTATATTCTGGTACCTCCAGGCTATGACGGACCTCTTCCTGAAGGAGGGTATTTTGTTGCCCACTCGAAGACCAACACTGTACAGTTGCTCGGTCGAGCTTTCCTGGAAAATAATGATCCGGCACCAGCGGTTGATCGTATCAAGAGTGAGCTAAAGATCTACCCGTATTCGCTTGGTGGATACGGCAGTAGCATTGGTTCATTTCTAAACGGAACGGGACCGCTGGGAAAGTTTGCAAAACCTGCAACGCCCCGTTTTGTTGAAGGTTCCGGGCTCGCCATCAATACGATCCCTCCAAACGACCATACTTTCTACGAGCTGCTTGACAAGGTCATTCAGGAAGAACCTGTCACTGCTCTCGATCCAGAGATTGCAGGCCAGATTGAAGCGATCGGCATTGCGAAAGGCAAGCCATTCGCGCCTGATGATCGAATGAAGAAAATATTGGCTGAGGCTGTAGCGCAAGCCAATGCAACGGCGAGGGTCTTAAGCGTTAGGCCCCGCGAAGCGGAAGGTTTCCGTTACTATGAGGACAGTGATTCCCTTTGGACAAACCAGTTGTTCGCTGGCGGTTATGAATTCCTCACTCCGCCGCCGGAAATAACCAAAGATGGCGTGAAGCCTGCCGTCAGCAATGGAGCTCGTAAACTCGATTCGCGCGCATCAATGTTTTATGTCGCAACAGGCATCACTCCGGCGATGGTGATGCGGTTGCCGAAAATAGGCTCACAATATCTCGGTACCTTCTTTGATGCGCAGAAACAGCCTCTTGACGGTTCGAAAACCTACAAGATTACACTGCCAGCCGACATTCCAGCAGAAAAATTCTGGTCATTGACGGTCTATGACGTCCAGACGCGCTCCATGCTCCAGACAGAACAGCTCTTTCCGCGTGCCGGAAGCCAGAACTTCCCCACACCCGCAGCAGAAGCAAACGCGGATGGATCCACAACAATCCATTTTGCGCCGCAAAAGCCAGATGGCGTTAAGGAAGGAAACTGGATTCAAACTGATCCGAAAAGAAGCTGGTGGTTGATGCTGCGCCTTTACAGCCCGCTGCAAACATTCTTCGACAAGAGCTGGCGTCCAGGCGAAATTGAAGAAGTTAAAGGATAA
- a CDS encoding SphA family protein, producing the protein MLQYFSLSRFKLKEFAEPYELSGIGETTLNVKLVRAVGLMIAASVPLVANNNAEAAEGGSGFYMLGSKGPAAAILPPLPGLYLQNDLYIYSGGLGGSRGLPLGGRTVADIDATAVINVPTAIWVTPADIAGGSLAFSLSLPFGQKDMEAGLEVINPVTGATISRSRQEDRFSFGDPVVSGMIGWNSGNWHWQTGVMVNVPIGDYKDGSLSNISFNRWAADLNAAVTWLDPTTGLDVSVASGFTFNGENSATDYKTGTEFHVEWAISQNFSKQFSAGVIGYYYDQITGDSGAGARLGDYKGRVAAIGATVGYNFEMGPMPVSTRLKYFHEFAAENRAEGDAVFLTVAIPLAVPAH; encoded by the coding sequence TTGCTGCAATATTTTTCCTTAAGCAGGTTCAAACTTAAGGAATTTGCCGAACCTTATGAATTATCAGGAATTGGGGAGACCACATTGAACGTGAAACTTGTACGGGCTGTCGGCCTGATGATTGCAGCCAGCGTGCCCCTTGTGGCCAATAACAATGCTGAAGCAGCCGAAGGCGGCTCTGGTTTTTACATGCTTGGCAGCAAAGGGCCAGCTGCAGCCATTCTCCCCCCACTTCCAGGCTTGTACTTACAGAATGATCTTTACATTTATTCCGGTGGTTTAGGCGGATCACGCGGTCTCCCATTGGGCGGACGCACGGTGGCGGACATAGACGCAACCGCCGTCATTAATGTACCGACTGCGATCTGGGTAACCCCGGCAGATATTGCAGGCGGCTCGCTGGCATTCTCCTTGTCACTGCCGTTTGGGCAAAAAGACATGGAGGCAGGGCTCGAAGTGATTAATCCCGTCACGGGCGCAACGATTTCGCGATCACGTCAGGAAGACAGGTTCAGCTTTGGCGATCCAGTTGTGTCCGGCATGATCGGTTGGAACTCTGGCAACTGGCACTGGCAAACCGGTGTGATGGTCAACGTTCCGATTGGTGATTACAAAGACGGATCTCTGTCCAATATATCATTTAACCGATGGGCCGCTGATCTGAATGCTGCTGTAACATGGCTAGACCCAACTACAGGTCTTGATGTCTCGGTTGCATCAGGGTTTACCTTTAACGGCGAGAACTCCGCGACTGACTATAAAACCGGTACCGAATTCCACGTCGAATGGGCAATATCCCAGAACTTTTCCAAGCAGTTCTCGGCAGGCGTTATTGGTTATTACTATGACCAGATTACTGGCGATAGCGGTGCGGGAGCTCGACTCGGCGATTACAAAGGACGGGTTGCCGCAATTGGTGCGACGGTCGGGTATAATTTCGAGATGGGGCCAATGCCAGTCTCGACACGCCTGAAATATTTCCACGAGTTCGCGGCCGAAAACCGGGCAGAGGGAGATGCAGTGTTTCTAACAGTCGCAATACCTCTGGCGGTGCCCGCGCACTAA
- a CDS encoding flavin reductase family protein, which translates to MFYEPREGHPLPHNPFKAIVAPRPIGWIGTRSKDGAVNLAPYSFFNAVCDTPPMVMFSSSGAKDSVSFIEETGEFTANLVSDHLKTQMNASSVNAPRGISEFEYAGLTKAPSRLIAAPRVKEAYAALECVAVEIKRLRDKESRLTDNYMVIGEVVGVHIDEQVLTDGLIDISKARPVSRLGYMDFGTTESVYQMFRPKWEDEK; encoded by the coding sequence ATGTTTTACGAGCCAAGAGAAGGGCATCCGCTGCCCCATAATCCGTTCAAGGCAATCGTTGCCCCTCGGCCTATCGGCTGGATCGGAACGCGATCGAAAGACGGCGCCGTCAATCTCGCGCCCTATTCCTTCTTCAACGCTGTCTGTGACACGCCGCCTATGGTCATGTTTTCATCAAGCGGTGCAAAGGATAGCGTTTCATTCATCGAAGAAACCGGCGAGTTCACGGCAAATCTGGTAAGTGACCATTTGAAAACGCAGATGAATGCATCATCTGTCAACGCGCCTCGCGGGATCAGCGAGTTCGAATATGCCGGGCTCACCAAGGCACCAAGCAGGCTCATTGCTGCTCCGCGCGTCAAGGAAGCCTATGCTGCTCTTGAATGTGTCGCGGTTGAAATCAAGCGACTGCGGGACAAAGAAAGTAGGCTGACCGACAATTATATGGTGATCGGTGAGGTTGTCGGTGTTCATATCGACGAGCAGGTGCTGACCGACGGTCTCATCGACATCTCGAAAGCCAGGCCTGTGAGCAGACTTGGCTATATGGATTTTGGTACAACGGAAAGCGTCTATCAGATGTTCCGGCCGAAATGGGAAGATGAGAAATAA
- a CDS encoding IS5 family transposase, whose protein sequence is MFNCSCSDPDQIIDPKHELVLLAKVINWPFLEQRFGEVYSDKAGKPPLPTRLMAGLAVIKHTYNLSDEALCTRYLDSPYVQYFCGEEFFQHSLPFDRSSMTRWRQRMGEERIGALLQESLSVAIETGAMKPSDTREVIVDTTVQPKNVMFPTDAKLLHRALIRLLALTRKAGLKLRQTYIRVAKFALIDQQRYAHAKQFKRAGKAMRKLKTFLGRVIRDIGRQIAGNDELSQMFSIALHQARTVLSQQQRQRGDKIYSLHAPEVECIGKGKAHKPYEFGVKVSVATTLKRSKGGQFALHAMALPGKPYDGHTLATIIPDIEETVGNELSLILADKGYRGHNAPDSHKFRVFITGQRRRATPAIKRQMKRRSAIEPVIGHCKNEHRMDRNYLGGQQGDAINAILAAVGYNFSLLLNWLRLFLCLVTAALIALTPNERQPQHS, encoded by the coding sequence ATTTTTAACTGCTCTTGTTCCGACCCCGACCAGATCATTGATCCCAAACACGAGCTCGTTCTTCTGGCCAAAGTGATCAACTGGCCATTTCTGGAACAGCGCTTTGGTGAGGTCTATAGCGACAAGGCGGGTAAACCACCTTTGCCAACCCGGTTAATGGCTGGACTTGCCGTCATCAAGCATACTTACAACCTGTCAGATGAAGCGCTCTGCACGCGCTATCTCGACAGCCCCTATGTCCAGTATTTCTGTGGTGAAGAGTTTTTCCAGCATTCGTTGCCCTTTGATCGTTCCTCCATGACGCGCTGGCGACAGCGCATGGGGGAAGAACGTATCGGTGCTCTGTTGCAGGAAAGCCTGTCGGTTGCCATTGAGACGGGAGCGATGAAGCCATCGGATACACGCGAAGTCATCGTTGATACCACCGTGCAGCCAAAGAACGTGATGTTTCCCACCGATGCAAAGCTCTTGCACAGAGCGCTTATACGATTGCTTGCTCTCACCAGAAAGGCCGGACTGAAGCTGCGTCAGACCTATATCCGGGTGGCCAAGTTCGCGCTCATCGATCAACAGCGTTATGCTCATGCCAAGCAGTTCAAGCGGGCTGGCAAGGCGATGCGTAAGCTCAAGACCTTTCTCGGCCGTGTTATCCGCGATATTGGCCGCCAGATTGCTGGTAATGACGAACTCAGCCAGATGTTCAGCATAGCCCTTCACCAGGCGAGAACCGTTCTCAGCCAACAGCAGCGTCAAAGGGGCGACAAGATCTACAGCCTCCATGCGCCTGAAGTCGAGTGTATTGGCAAGGGCAAAGCACACAAGCCCTATGAGTTCGGTGTAAAGGTCTCTGTCGCCACAACATTGAAGCGCTCAAAGGGTGGTCAGTTTGCCCTACACGCCATGGCATTGCCGGGTAAACCCTATGATGGCCATACACTCGCAACCATCATTCCAGATATTGAGGAGACGGTTGGCAATGAACTGTCGCTCATTCTGGCTGATAAAGGTTATCGGGGGCATAATGCACCCGACAGCCACAAGTTCAGGGTCTTCATCACTGGTCAGAGACGGCGTGCCACGCCTGCAATCAAACGTCAGATGAAGCGACGATCAGCCATTGAGCCGGTAATCGGTCATTGCAAGAATGAACATCGGATGGATCGAAACTATCTGGGTGGCCAGCAAGGCGATGCCATCAATGCAATCCTGGCGGCTGTTGGCTACAATTTCTCCCTGCTACTCAACTGGCTCAGGCTGTTTTTGTGCCTCGTCACAGCGGCGCTCATCGCGCTTACGCCAAACGAGCGCCAGCCTCAGCACTCATAA
- a CDS encoding nitroreductase family protein: protein MAHPVFDFLAQRSSTPISAISEPAPEGEELAALLKVAARVPDHGRLTPWRFILYRGDARLKVGEYLARRAEEIEGPMPEGRKEKEQTRFSRAPLVIGVVSSPVAHERIPEWEQFLSAGAVAMNLCTAANALGYASNWITNWYSDDATARALLGLAPNERVAGFVHIGTAENRMPERPRADMDKIVTEYTGPWVQA, encoded by the coding sequence GTGGCCCATCCGGTGTTCGATTTTCTGGCACAGCGCAGTTCTACCCCGATTTCAGCTATTTCCGAGCCAGCTCCTGAAGGCGAGGAACTTGCAGCCCTGCTGAAAGTTGCAGCACGTGTGCCTGACCATGGACGCCTGACACCCTGGCGCTTCATCCTTTATCGCGGCGACGCGCGCCTCAAAGTCGGAGAGTATCTGGCCCGGCGTGCTGAAGAAATCGAAGGCCCTATGCCTGAAGGGCGCAAGGAAAAAGAACAGACTCGCTTTTCGCGCGCGCCGCTGGTCATCGGCGTTGTGTCATCGCCGGTCGCACATGAACGCATCCCGGAATGGGAACAATTTCTTTCCGCCGGAGCCGTAGCGATGAACCTGTGCACGGCGGCCAATGCGCTTGGATATGCCAGCAACTGGATTACCAACTGGTATTCGGACGATGCGACGGCCCGTGCCTTGCTGGGGCTGGCGCCCAATGAGCGCGTAGCCGGGTTTGTCCATATCGGAACGGCTGAAAACAGGATGCCCGAGCGTCCGAGAGCCGATATGGATAAGATCGTCACCGAATATACCGGCCCATGGGTGCAAGCTTAG
- a CDS encoding SH3 domain-containing protein, whose amino-acid sequence MRKLALYLSVASLAVSTAHAGPGVTTAKVNLRVGPGTGYNTAGSIPAGAGVELGACDAGGSWCSVTYQGKNGFVSGQFVKEADTERPGWPRSFSTDKGAEIVLYQPQLTEWKEYAELSAQIATEIKVDKQAKPVFGIVSIVGKTTNDGATGQVVLSDIRVTELNFSAFDRNELADLSLEIGKLITVGTVTLPAERLTASLADYQRTEDVTGLNIEPPTIQVSESPAILVQTDGKAVYAPVKGVDGLSFVVNTNWDLFRIDAEKSLYLRDGKSWLTSQDLTATWEPATTLPELISKLPDEENWKDARTAIPPVAFEDGNKPSVVYSDKPAELIQFKGKPTLEAISGTQLEWVSNSENDVFFSKADTKWYVLLSGRWFSAAALEGPWTFATPDLPEDFRNIPDDAPYYTVRASVPGTSESAEARLRASIPETARVATDGSVKVDVTYSGDPKFEPIKGTSLEFAVNTNDQVIKVGDKYYVLKQGIWFVGDTPEGPFAVARSIPEEIYKIPPTSPVYNVTYVRIYQTEDDAVWIGYTMGYLGAYLAWDAIVYGTGWYYPAYWDYGWAGGYWPYYPRPMSYGIGAFYNPARGTFGRYGYAYGPYRGIAGGEAYNPITGNYVRGGGIAGPLGDRGFVTAYNPRTGSAAFAHGGHNVYGSWGTAGVRHGSDWARAHAGEIAGGGEGVRWRTSGGNHGLVAGGGTGGDVYAGRDGNIYRRQDGQWQKHSDDGWSPVQKPSADNLKERGQHFATKHPEAATSLRERHAQGQPAKQLSSRQRPVAPDHLSIDRAGREFGNRQSLGHRMEFHPEFRGGGFSRSGGRHGGLGLRRR is encoded by the coding sequence ATGCGCAAACTGGCCCTATATCTCTCAGTAGCTTCTTTGGCCGTATCGACGGCGCATGCAGGGCCGGGTGTTACTACCGCCAAAGTCAACCTTCGTGTGGGGCCGGGAACGGGGTACAACACTGCCGGATCAATCCCTGCGGGAGCGGGAGTGGAGCTCGGCGCTTGCGATGCAGGTGGCTCCTGGTGTTCAGTGACCTATCAAGGCAAAAATGGATTCGTCAGCGGACAGTTTGTTAAAGAAGCTGATACCGAACGGCCGGGGTGGCCCCGCTCGTTTTCCACGGACAAGGGCGCGGAAATTGTCCTTTATCAACCGCAGCTCACCGAGTGGAAAGAATATGCTGAGCTTTCGGCGCAAATTGCAACCGAAATCAAGGTAGACAAACAGGCCAAACCGGTCTTTGGCATAGTCAGCATTGTTGGAAAAACGACGAATGACGGAGCCACTGGACAGGTGGTGTTGAGTGATATCAGGGTGACAGAGCTCAATTTCTCAGCTTTTGATCGGAATGAGCTCGCCGATCTGTCGTTGGAGATCGGCAAACTCATTACGGTCGGCACTGTGACCTTACCCGCAGAGCGTCTGACCGCGAGCCTTGCCGATTATCAAAGGACCGAGGATGTCACGGGGCTGAATATAGAGCCACCAACCATTCAGGTTTCCGAGAGTCCCGCCATACTTGTACAGACCGACGGCAAAGCAGTTTATGCCCCGGTAAAGGGCGTGGACGGACTTTCCTTTGTCGTCAATACCAATTGGGACCTGTTCCGGATTGATGCAGAAAAGTCGCTCTATCTGCGTGATGGTAAGTCGTGGCTTACCTCTCAAGATCTTACAGCCACCTGGGAACCTGCAACGACCCTGCCGGAACTCATTTCCAAACTTCCGGACGAAGAAAACTGGAAAGACGCGCGCACCGCGATTCCGCCTGTTGCGTTTGAGGATGGCAATAAACCAAGCGTCGTTTATTCTGACAAGCCAGCCGAATTGATCCAGTTCAAAGGCAAACCCACACTTGAAGCGATCTCTGGCACTCAATTGGAATGGGTTTCCAATAGTGAGAACGATGTCTTCTTCAGCAAGGCAGACACGAAGTGGTATGTGCTTCTTTCAGGAAGGTGGTTTTCGGCAGCCGCACTGGAAGGACCATGGACGTTCGCAACTCCTGATCTACCGGAGGATTTCCGCAATATTCCCGATGATGCACCATATTACACCGTGCGTGCTTCGGTTCCTGGGACTTCTGAAAGCGCCGAAGCGCGGCTTCGCGCAAGCATCCCGGAGACCGCTCGTGTAGCAACCGATGGTTCAGTAAAGGTCGACGTCACATACAGCGGCGATCCGAAGTTTGAGCCAATCAAAGGTACTTCCCTTGAATTCGCGGTCAATACTAATGATCAGGTAATCAAGGTTGGTGACAAATACTACGTCCTTAAACAGGGCATATGGTTCGTCGGTGACACTCCCGAAGGTCCTTTTGCTGTAGCCCGATCCATTCCCGAGGAAATCTATAAAATCCCTCCGACGTCGCCCGTTTACAATGTGACATATGTCCGGATTTATCAGACTGAGGATGATGCTGTCTGGATCGGCTATACAATGGGTTACCTTGGAGCTTATCTTGCATGGGATGCCATTGTTTACGGCACTGGCTGGTATTATCCTGCCTATTGGGACTACGGATGGGCTGGTGGATACTGGCCTTATTATCCTCGTCCAATGAGCTACGGCATCGGTGCATTCTATAATCCGGCTCGGGGTACATTCGGCCGCTATGGCTATGCCTATGGACCTTATCGCGGGATTGCTGGTGGAGAAGCTTACAATCCAATCACTGGAAACTATGTTCGCGGCGGCGGCATAGCTGGTCCGTTAGGCGACAGGGGATTTGTGACTGCCTACAATCCACGCACCGGAAGTGCTGCTTTCGCGCATGGCGGGCACAATGTTTATGGTTCCTGGGGCACCGCTGGCGTCCGTCACGGTTCTGATTGGGCACGAGCGCACGCAGGCGAAATAGCAGGCGGAGGTGAAGGTGTTCGCTGGCGTACGTCAGGCGGAAATCATGGTTTAGTGGCAGGCGGTGGAACGGGTGGTGACGTCTATGCTGGTCGTGACGGGAATATATACCGTCGTCAGGATGGACAATGGCAAAAGCATTCCGATGATGGCTGGTCCCCGGTCCAAAAGCCTTCTGCTGACAATCTTAAAGAACGCGGTCAACATTTTGCGACCAAACATCCGGAAGCAGCGACATCGCTACGGGAACGTCACGCTCAAGGACAACCCGCGAAACAGCTAAGTTCTCGTCAAAGACCGGTTGCTCCAGACCATCTTTCAATTGATCGGGCCGGACGTGAGTTTGGCAATCGGCAGTCGCTTGGTCATCGTATGGAGTTTCATCCAGAGTTCAGGGGGGGTGGATTCTCTCGTTCCGGCGGGCGTCATGGCGGATTAGGGCTTCGACGACGGTAG
- a CDS encoding DUF1254 domain-containing protein, with product MTFAFNKPISIGVLIAGLSITSAVHAESLQTRIGEIPTQFGLPANQAAVEKLYNEMDFQRAVQSYLWALPIVGFAGWQDAQRNVFGAADTDMVIYESVKDKLGILTANATTPYIVGMPDLSKTGPLVIDYPPGASAGGVGDFWQRPIEDMGETGPDKGKGGKYLIVGPGQTPPDAEGYTVVQSPTVNLFFAFRVLDPDPAKGKELISKVRIYPYADRDKPGETRFIQPEGREWSQVPPKGIAYWERLNDILQREPVMERDRFYMAMLKPLGIEKGKPFKPNESQRKLLEQAAVLGEKMAQSLAFDNRDPNARYRSDARWEYLFTFDPGQDVGTYAPLDQRTGYFYQAVTTSRGMVTKTPGVGQAYIGTAHDKDGAWLDGGKSYRLHVPADAPAKLFWSLTVYDTETRAFFDNTPEGIVDRSSRADLKKNADGSVDLFMGPEKPAGHEKNWIPTIPGKAWFALFRFYGPTETYFDQSWKLPDIEKND from the coding sequence ATGACATTCGCTTTCAATAAGCCTATCAGCATCGGCGTTTTGATAGCTGGCTTAAGTATTACGTCGGCCGTTCACGCGGAGTCGCTCCAAACGCGCATCGGCGAAATCCCGACACAATTCGGTCTGCCTGCAAATCAGGCAGCAGTTGAGAAGCTCTATAATGAAATGGACTTCCAGCGAGCAGTTCAATCTTATCTCTGGGCTTTGCCGATTGTAGGCTTTGCAGGCTGGCAGGACGCACAGCGCAATGTCTTCGGTGCTGCCGACACAGATATGGTTATTTATGAAAGCGTCAAGGACAAGCTCGGTATTCTGACCGCAAATGCCACGACACCTTACATCGTTGGTATGCCCGACCTTTCAAAAACAGGACCACTGGTAATTGATTATCCTCCCGGAGCATCGGCTGGCGGCGTGGGGGATTTCTGGCAGCGCCCAATAGAAGACATGGGAGAAACAGGTCCTGACAAAGGAAAGGGGGGGAAATATCTGATTGTTGGCCCCGGTCAGACACCACCTGACGCTGAAGGTTATACGGTCGTCCAATCTCCTACTGTAAACCTTTTCTTCGCATTCCGCGTTCTGGATCCCGATCCTGCGAAAGGCAAAGAACTAATCTCGAAGGTTCGGATCTATCCATACGCTGATCGCGACAAACCCGGTGAAACCCGCTTCATTCAACCTGAAGGTCGTGAATGGAGCCAGGTTCCCCCGAAAGGCATTGCCTATTGGGAACGGTTGAATGACATATTACAGCGCGAGCCAGTCATGGAGCGTGATCGCTTTTATATGGCCATGTTAAAGCCACTTGGCATAGAGAAGGGAAAACCATTCAAGCCCAACGAAAGCCAAAGAAAGTTGCTTGAGCAAGCGGCCGTTCTTGGTGAAAAAATGGCGCAGTCGCTCGCGTTCGACAATCGTGATCCCAATGCCCGGTATCGGTCAGACGCCCGCTGGGAATACCTATTCACGTTTGATCCCGGCCAAGACGTGGGCACTTATGCGCCTCTGGATCAGCGAACCGGCTATTTTTATCAGGCTGTGACGACGAGCCGGGGAATGGTAACGAAAACTCCAGGCGTGGGCCAGGCTTATATCGGTACCGCGCATGACAAGGACGGTGCATGGCTTGATGGCGGCAAGAGTTACCGCCTTCATGTTCCGGCTGATGCACCTGCCAAATTGTTCTGGTCGCTTACGGTTTATGATACTGAAACGCGCGCCTTTTTCGACAATACCCCAGAGGGTATCGTTGATCGTTCATCTCGTGCCGATCTTAAGAAAAATGCAGATGGATCGGTCGATCTTTTCATGGGGCCGGAAAAGCCAGCTGGACATGAGAAAAACTGGATACCCACCATTCCGGGAAAAGCGTGGTTTGCATTGTTCAGGTTTTACGGCCCGACAGAAACCTATTTCGATCAAAGCTGGAAACTACCTGACATCGAAAAGAACGACTAG
- the mazG gene encoding nucleoside triphosphate pyrophosphohydrolase → MKPSRNIDHLLEIMAALRDPETGCPWDVEQSFQSIMPYTLEETYEVLDAIERNDMDDLREELGDLLLQVVFHSRMAEEQGSFAFGDVVEAITHKMIRRHPHVFGDAEAKSAGMAKGSWNRIKAEEKAERAERRAKLGLEAADKSGFLDDIPQAFPALLRALKLQQKAAKVGFDWSEAAPILDKIAEETAELKEAMAAQEPANIEEEYGDLLFAMVNLGRHLEIDAETALVAANEKFKRRFHFIEKTLGETGSDLDAATLDEMEAIWGQAKKKGL, encoded by the coding sequence ATGAAACCATCCCGCAATATCGATCACTTGCTGGAAATCATGGCAGCGCTCCGCGATCCTGAAACCGGCTGTCCATGGGATGTGGAACAAAGCTTCCAATCCATCATGCCCTATACGCTTGAGGAAACATATGAAGTCCTCGACGCAATCGAGCGCAACGATATGGACGATCTGCGCGAAGAGCTTGGCGATCTTTTGTTGCAGGTGGTGTTTCACTCGCGCATGGCTGAAGAACAGGGCAGCTTTGCATTCGGTGACGTTGTCGAAGCCATCACCCACAAGATGATACGACGTCATCCGCACGTCTTTGGCGATGCTGAAGCAAAAAGCGCTGGCATGGCCAAGGGTTCATGGAACCGCATCAAGGCCGAAGAAAAGGCCGAGCGAGCCGAACGACGGGCAAAACTCGGGCTTGAAGCGGCTGACAAGAGTGGTTTTCTGGATGATATTCCGCAAGCCTTCCCTGCCCTGCTTCGTGCCCTGAAGCTTCAACAGAAAGCTGCGAAAGTCGGCTTTGACTGGTCTGAGGCAGCACCAATCCTCGACAAGATTGCCGAGGAAACCGCAGAGCTGAAAGAAGCAATGGCGGCGCAGGAACCTGCGAATATCGAGGAAGAATATGGCGACCTGCTGTTTGCCATGGTCAATCTGGGCCGCCATCTCGAAATCGATGCGGAAACCGCGCTCGTCGCCGCCAATGAGAAGTTCAAGCGGCGTTTTCATTTCATCGAAAAGACGCTCGGTGAAACCGGAAGCGATCTGGATGCCGCGACCCTCGATGAGATGGAAGCAATCTGGGGTCAAGCCAAGAAAAAAGGGCTGTGA